Proteins encoded together in one Hydrogenispora ethanolica window:
- a CDS encoding ABC transporter substrate-binding protein translates to MRKKLFLLLAGFVFVFGLALSVYGAPQKSTITFWAAAVTPERDQFFKDVVKKFEAKNPDIQVEYLGIPGDLVGYRQKWDVALASGTDPDITNDFTSKQVQMGALEPLDKYFSKWADKKLINPALVAGNRSFDPKHHRLYALPYSAQPWVMWVRPDWFKAVGLKIPETWDEFFAAVPKLTDKAKGVYGLSIRGGGGSANTLEMLMYSYSGIQNYFDKKGKSTINHPKNVEFVEKYLGLYNQATPEDDLTKGWTQLAATFQSGKAAVVIHNLGSASSHEKAFGGDRSKFMAVPFPKSIKGFRQHPGLMPLGLTMSKNSKHKEAVWKFLTFYLSNEINSAYGKLYGEIPANKNAADDAWVHDLPYMETGAQLITSPATKFGANPYYLPGYTTVQAKIEPSIQMVMLKQKTAKQMLDEWARLLEKEKADFDASLKKK, encoded by the coding sequence GTGAGGAAAAAGCTATTTCTGTTACTGGCAGGGTTCGTATTCGTGTTCGGCCTGGCTCTCAGCGTGTATGGCGCGCCCCAAAAATCGACCATCACGTTCTGGGCGGCTGCGGTCACCCCGGAACGGGACCAATTCTTCAAGGATGTCGTCAAGAAGTTTGAGGCCAAAAACCCCGATATTCAAGTGGAGTACCTGGGGATCCCCGGCGATCTGGTCGGCTACCGTCAAAAATGGGATGTCGCCCTGGCCTCGGGGACCGATCCCGACATCACCAATGATTTCACCTCCAAACAAGTGCAGATGGGCGCTTTGGAGCCGCTCGACAAGTATTTCAGCAAATGGGCGGATAAGAAACTGATCAATCCGGCGCTGGTGGCCGGCAACCGTTCCTTCGACCCCAAGCATCACCGGCTTTACGCGCTGCCGTACAGCGCTCAGCCCTGGGTGATGTGGGTCCGGCCGGACTGGTTCAAGGCGGTGGGCCTGAAGATCCCCGAGACCTGGGATGAGTTCTTCGCGGCCGTTCCCAAGCTGACCGACAAAGCCAAAGGCGTTTACGGCCTGAGCATCCGGGGCGGCGGCGGCAGCGCCAATACCCTGGAGATGCTGATGTACTCCTACTCCGGCATCCAGAATTACTTTGACAAGAAAGGCAAATCCACCATCAACCATCCCAAGAACGTGGAGTTCGTCGAGAAATACCTCGGTCTGTACAATCAGGCCACTCCCGAGGATGATCTGACCAAGGGCTGGACGCAGCTGGCCGCGACCTTCCAATCGGGAAAAGCCGCAGTCGTCATCCACAACCTGGGTTCCGCCAGTTCCCATGAGAAAGCCTTCGGCGGCGACCGCAGCAAATTCATGGCGGTGCCCTTCCCGAAGAGCATCAAGGGCTTCCGGCAACACCCCGGCCTGATGCCGCTGGGCTTGACCATGTCCAAAAATTCCAAGCATAAAGAGGCAGTCTGGAAATTCCTGACTTTCTACCTCTCCAACGAGATCAACAGCGCCTACGGCAAGCTGTACGGCGAGATTCCGGCCAACAAGAATGCCGCGGATGACGCCTGGGTTCACGATCTGCCCTATATGGAGACCGGCGCCCAGCTGATCACTTCCCCGGCGACCAAGTTCGGAGCCAACCCCTACTATCTGCCCGGTTACACCACGGTCCAGGCCAAGATCGAGCCTTCCATCCAGATGGTGATGCTGAAGCAGAAGACCGCCAAGCAGATGCTGGATGAATGGGCCCGGCTCCTGGAGAAAGAGAAAGCGGACTTCGACGCCTCGTTAAAGAAGAAATAA